The following DNA comes from Leishmania mexicana MHOM/GT/2001/U1103 complete genome, chromosome 8.
tCGCCACGTGGCGAGTGTAGCGCGATGCCTGCCGCTCCGACAAGCGGTGCTGTGGTGCAGCTCTCAACCGACTCAGCAGTgtcccgccgctgcagtaCTCCAATACGAGACTGATGCATTCTGGCGTGATGAAGTAGCTGTAGAGTCGCACAATGtgcgggtggcgcagcgtcCGCTGCAGATTGATCTCccagcgcagctgcgcctccagtgGTCGCCATCGCAGGCGGCTGCGGTCGATCTCCTTCAGCGCGAAGAGCAGCCCCGACGCACGGTGCGTGGCAAGGGTGACGATCGAATAGCTCCCCTCACCGAGTACCTCCTCACGACGGAAATCCGCGGGGCGCAGCTCGTGCTGAtggatgcggtgcagcggggATGACactggcgacggtgctgatCTGTCAGTGATAGCGCCAGGCACGGTAGACATCGATGCGGACTGCGGATGAGAGCAAACGATGCGTGAGTCACGAGAAGCAGATACAAGGGAGGGGTGAGTCGCAGAGAGCGGAGGTGACGCAACGCGCGACGAGGGCGAGGTCCGCACAACTGCCGTCGTGGAATGCGCCTTTGAGTGTGCAGATGGGATCGAAAGGCCCCTCAGAGCGGCACTGCCACTCACGCCGCAACTTGCTGACGAGCCTGGCAGatgagcgcgcgcgcccttCGCCCCGACCACCGGGCACCCACCGACAGAAGTGCACAGATAATGGAAAGGCGAAGGCGCAGCCCGCGAAGAGGGGTTTGACATAGAGAGCAGTGGGGCGGCAATGACgactgctgtcgccgccgcactcCGGCCGACagaactgctgctgccgcttgaTCCTAGGCAAGATGACGGCTCTGCATGATAACGCTTTGCGCTCGGCTCCTCCTTCTCTCGAGCAAAAGCCGAAgcagccagcagcggcggagcgCATGTCTGGCTGACGCATCTGACAGAGTTCTCTGGGCATGCACGAATGTTGCCGTCCTCGCGGAGACGCAGTCGCCTCGGGACATGTCGCTGGTgaacccgctgctgctgcagtggaTCTCTTGACGGCGAGCGAATACCGCTGGTGATGCTGCCTAGCAGAGGcaaggatgaggaggggcATGGCGATGACATTATCGCATCGTAaaggctgcagcagcacgagtGGCTAGATGCCGGTGCAGAtaaggggaagggagggaaggggggtggCAAAGGAGCACaagcgtctgtgtgtgtgtgtgtgcgatgGGTGGCCCAGGTCCCCTGGATCCCTCTCTCGAAAAAAGGTCGTGCGTGAATCTCTACGTCTGTGTTGAGAGTCTGTGCCGCActtcaccaccacacacggcagcagcagcagaaggcaaGAAGCGATTTTTTGGTGCTGCTCGTCTACTTTCCGCCTAACCAGACAACTCGCCCTTTGCCGCGCCGATGTCCTTCTCTGGGAAACAGCGCCCGTCTGTGGGGATGCGTATGCAGGGGAAGAGACGAAAAGGGGAAAAGAGCGAGCAACGCAGCAGCTAGAGAGGAAGACGGACATGCAGGAAGCCCAACTACTCGCAGAAGAAAAATGCGACACATTCAACGGCTGCGGGCACGAAacgccgcaccgccccctcccccgtgtGTAGCCCCAAAAGGCTCAAATCCGTAGCGCAAGAGGACGGCGGTGGAGATGCGGATGCCCCGCAGTGCTTCCGCCCACTgcactcctcctctccgGCCCACAGCTCCCGATATGGATGCAAACAACTAGCACacgcctctttttctttcgttttcttttccttccttgttgttgctgtttaAGGAAGGAAAGCTGTGCTTCCTCTCTGCCACCACGCAGGAAGGTATGATCCGTCCCATGTGCATCACACCACCCTCCGATGGGTTTGCTGCCGCTTCACCGTtcattctctctctctcgacgTGTGATTCGGGAGAAAGCAGGGGTGGGAAGCGGAATGGTGGACGAACACGAGAAgcaaaagagagaggcgaacGCCCCACTTGCACACAGGCACCCCCCCGCCCACGTGAGAAAaaggggtgtgtggggggagggacgacACCCGCTCTGTTCATGGAGTTCCACGTTCTCGCCGCTGTCCTTTTGGCCCTCGCCTCTGACTTCAACCGCGGTGGCCCCGAGCGCAGTGAGCGTGAGTCTGTGGGTGCGGTTATTTCTTAGGCGCGAGTTAAAGCAAggcaaaggaaaagggggaagcGCATGCAGTGGAGTTGAGCGCTGTCGGTGTGCTGTAGAACGCCTAAGTTGGCTtgggggagtgggggtgggggtacAATGAGCTGCAGAagtcacgcacgcacacacacacacatacaccgaGTGTTGTGTTGCCGTTACAAGAAGGAAAGATATGATAGGGGTGGGTGTGCGAGCGTCTTTCCTCCGCAGCACGTACGAAAAAAGGCGCGCGTACACGCAGTCAGCTCTACCCcgccctttccctcccccctagacacacacacaccaccaccatcctcCACATCCCTTCGTTTTTGCCCATGCTCATAGACACCAGTACAATCACCCTACACCTCCCACCGCTGCCGGAAGTTCCAACTCCCTCCCGTACAGCTGCTGAGACTACAGCGACAGTGCTGCTCGATGTGTTCGCTTTCTTGTTGCCGCCCCTGGACTTGCCTCTGGGGGAAGATGGGGGAGGTCAACTTAGCCAGCTTTTCAGGTACGTGCACCCCTTCGGATTCACCACGCCACGGCACGTAACGGAGCATTGATCCAGAAGGGGACACCCGAGGCAGGGAAAGCCCACAGCCGGCATGTAGGACCAGCCGTCAACAGCGTCCTTCGAAGACGGCTGCGAGACGGGCGCCGGCTCCCAGAGGCTGGAGTGGCGAAGGACTTCcattgtgctgctgctgagtcCGTCATCCTCTATATCGGGAATGCACCCACTTCCGccaccagccgcagcagttgatgccgaggaggacggagCAGCGGACGGGTACCCGGGCAATCCCAACGCCAAGTCATTCTCTtgacgcacgcgctgccgcgcctgtCCCTCCATGCCTGTTGACAAGGGCCGCTGGCGAGGACGCCGCGCCTGCACCGTGAAGTGCCGCATCACACTCTGGCCGCACGCGAGCTGGTACTGAGGTGTGTTCACCTCCTCCGTGGTGGCTGGAATAAGCATCTCCAGTACGCCGTCGAGGACGAGGGTGTGGACGAGGGTACGCAGGTCCAGGTCGGAGAGCTGCTTCGCTACAAACGCGTAGCTACTACCTGCGGATGCCATGccagacgacgacgacgacgggccaccgccgacaggccgctgcatcgctgAGTCAATCATGGTGAAGACAACGTGCAGGTTGTACGGCTGAGTGGATGTGCCGGACGGGTGATTCGTCCCGAGGCCTGCCGCGGGCGGagcgctgccaccaccacgaccactGGCAGCGCTCTGTACTGCCTCGACATGCCGCTTGATCTGGTCAAAGCTGACCATCCGCCGCGTTGACACAAACCGTGTCAGCTCGCGACGCCACTCATCCACAAAGGCGACGTCGAGCTCCTCGCCACAGTACATGGCGCCCCCTGTGATATGCGTCGACGGGTCAATATTGAAGAGCGTGTAGATGCGCTTCGCCCGGTTCGTGAAGGAGCGGTGCTCCTTTATGAGGTTCTTCGCTGTGAGCGCCGCGAGAGCCTTGCCAAGCTCCGTCTTGGGCATCCGCACCTTGCTCAGCAGCTGTGTCTGATCGATCCCACTGGACCCGCTCGCTCGCACCGCGTCGAGCACCAGAGACAGATTCTCGTTAATGTTGTTCACGATGGAGATGTATATCTGCGTGTCGGCACcgttgccgcggcgcaggcgcacacgatTCTGCTCCATCAGCTGGCGCAccgcgccctcgccgccgctggagccgagctgcagctccttcttgAGCTGTTCATAAGGGATGGCCTCCTCGGCGCAGGTGGAGAGCCGGTGCAAGATGCGTTGCTCCACCGTCATGGAAGACGAGGGGGGCATTTTGCGTGATCAGTGAGGAGTGCTTCGGTTCAGAGGTGAGAGGCGTCACATACGACAGGCAGCcaagcatacacacacacacaaacgcgcCTATCAATGCAACGGAACCGGAGGCGGTGCAACGCACTGACGTCGCCCAGCGCTGTTGGTGGAGAGGAGACAATGAGAAGGCGCCCGCGCAGCGGTGTCTTGGCGACTCCTTTGCTTGGCTTGCTGGTGTTCTCTCTCAGAGGACGTACGTGGAAAGCGAGTTCGTCCACAGACGCGTGGCTGCAACGCGGCGGTATTcacgcagcagtggcgaTGGTGAGCAGGAGCGTGTAAACGCGAGCAAGAAACggaaggagagaaagggTACACGGAGAGCATGAAGAGGGTACCATGGTGTTAAGATCCTACACCAAGAGTGGAAGGAAgacacgaggaggaggggcgagaACAAGGCAAGaaggagcgagggaggggaaagCCTGCGCCGCTTTTGCCGCCGCATTATGCCCACTTCGGCGGAAGAGTCAGGGTCTCGCTGGACAAGAAGCTTGGATGCACCTGGCGCCAAgacacgaggaggagacgagGAAGGCCGTGGGAGCTGCTCtaagtgtgtgcgtgcgcagccaGGCAGGAGAGTGAGTCGTGCTGCACCGACTCTCTATCGTATGTTGCCCACCTTTTTGTTCGTGCCTTCATGGATCCGTGTGACTCGGATCTGTGGTGCCTGCgcgcctccgtgcgtgcgtggtcCTCGCCGGAGGTCGATGTGCGTGTCTTTTAGAGAaggtgaaaaaaaaggcaaacaACACGCAACAAGAACGCCAGAAGGGAGACAGGAACATAGAGGACGGAGGGTCAATACAGTGGGCCTCCCACTGGGTGGAAGGGGCAGAGACAGAGCCAAAGGGAGATTAGCGACGGGAAGGAAGGAGGCCGAGTGACAACGCAGGACAAGGACGCCAGATGGCTAATAACACAAGAAAACTTTTTTTTGTAACGTATCCATTCTGACATAGCGCATGTCTTGAGCTCCACTCTGCTTGGCCTGTCACAGGACCCCACCACCTGGTGTGAAGCAGTCGTGAGCACACGCGTTACAGTGCAATGCCCCCACtgagccaacagagagcaCGACCTCTGCCTTGCAACTCCGCCTACCCACCCGCGGCCTCCAGGGttgcctcacagccgctcccaaTCATGCCGGTCACCACTCCTGGTGTATTCCCATCTCCTTGGGGGTGGCACTCAGGCTCCACACACCGGAAGGCAGCGAGAAGGTCGGGTGTGATGCGCTCGAGTCACGTGGACACCTTGACCATCCCGCGAGTGACACAGAGATGTTCACTGTCGCAGGTGGCTCCGACGcacaacgccatccaggacctcaACGCGGACATCAGTGGCGATTCACCGCACTGGCCTCCCTCACTACGTCGTAGGCACTTGTCACTGGAACCACCAGAAGCGGCCCGGCATTGGGAGGCataggagggagggggtgggagtgcTTGGTTTCCTCCTCACACTCTGTCTGGGGAGAGGGTGCACAGGAGCCTGcgataccacgcactgaggtgCCCTCCGTCATCAGGGCCAGTTCACGACAGCAAAGCCGAAAGTGAACAGGTAGAGAGTAATGTGAGACTACGAGGGGGGAAAGACGGGGGACGGAGGGAAGTGCGAGCGGAAGAGAGGCGAACGAACAACAAGAGAAAAACACACTCGTTAACAGCGTCCGTGAAAGAACATGCAAGTGGCCCCTTGAGCAAGAGACAGAAACACGCGCCCCATTTGGGGGCGTGATGCACGCCCTTCAGCGGAAGCAAGCGGCTGCTCGTAAGCGGCATTgactcaaaaaaaaagcttTCGGACTCTCCTGTCCCTCTTCGTTCCGCGTCTCCAGCTACTCCCAACCTCCTCATTCCGCTCGACCGCGCGTTGGccacagcgacggcgcacgcCAAAACAACCGACTAGCGGCAACCTCCCCTTTCCCGACCGATCGGTATCCCTTTAGAGACCGACTTCAAAGGGCACATACAGCGTGTCCTAATCCCACTCACTGGAGAGTACACGAAGCCACAAAAGTCAAGCTGGCTTGAGTCGATTATGAAGAAGAAACAACAGAAACATCAACCAAAGACGAAAACTTCACATATGGGCAAGCCgagagcagcacacgccATGCCCTGCTACTCGCATACGATACAGCCCCTCTCCATCACCTCAGCTAGACGAAAGAACAACGCCACAAAGGACACCAAAAAAataccccctccctcccctacTAACAGGCAGAtaagaggaggaggaagcatCCCCgtgacggctgctgcggtgagAGcgaacacaaacacacagacacgcacgcacacgcgcacacacccgaagagatagagagaaagacgctaaaaagaggaagggagatGAAGCACAAGCAAGTCtcgacaaaaaaaaaggtctGGGCGTCGGAACACACAATgtaaaaagaaaaggcgccCATAggacaaaaacaaaaaaacaaggaGAGGTGCGAAGTGGGCCGACGTTAAGGCGAAGAAGACTTAcatcagcgccaccaccccacAAACGCGCACACGTTAGCCTTTTTCAACAAGGCtacggagagagaaagagtgaGAGTAACCAAAACGACCGTACCAACGGAAATAAGAAAAGCAGCTCActgcacaaacacacacacacaccgcactGACACCTAACAGGAAAATGTGAAACACCGACACGAACAGAAGCGCACCGACACAAGTGCGCAGAGGTGCAGAGACGCTTGCGAAGAAGAGTGAtgccgagggagggagagtgggtgggggggaggggagtagAGCGCAAAGAAGCAGATTCTGCgcgcccccttcctctctcctctctccccctcttccccgtGAATCACCTCTTCCTGAACTCTTTCTATGCTCTCACAGACAGAGAAAATTTTTTTCGTTCAACAAGGAGGCGATCGAGAACGTGAGcgacacaaaaaaaaaaacaaaagatCGCACAGGCGAAATGCGGGAAGGGGGATAActaaaagagagagaggcgcggcggTCGAGAAGGTGAAACGGCGATATTCACGCATGTCGTCCAcaaaggcgaaggaggagggcgaaCAAGacaagaagagaaggggcggaagacagagagaaactgagagacagagagcacCACAACAAAACTTTGCTCGcggcaggaggagaggggaggatgAGCATTGCCAACTCGAACCAGACACCCTGCGAAACGCTTCCCCATGATACACGAACGCAGGCCCGTTTGGGGCAACAATGTTCGTATTGAGTGTtgtgtcccccccccaaaccaccaccacaagcCCTCTCTCTATGCTTGTGGGTTGGTGCCAGCAACAACTCCTGTGCACTGTGTTTTGcgtggagaggagaggtgggggggggggggggggctgcctGTAATCGGGTATGTGTACAGCAACGCACAGAGGGAAAAGAACAATTACCAACAATGTAAAAACGCTGCGCAAAAAGAGAGCGCGAGATCAGCGGGTGACATGGCGCGTGCCGGAAAGCGCGCACAGGACCCAGCGGATGGCGAGCAGACGGCAGCGGAAAACTAGAGGAAATAAGGATGCATTAGCGTCTCGCTGTGCTGGCAGAATTTCCGTGTGGGTTTGGTTGGGAGGGacgatgtgtgtgtgtgtgtatgtcgcCATAAGGTGCAATCGGCAAGGCTCTCGTCTGTCTCTCGTTCATAGGCGTCGGCGgctccttcctctccctctccgcctcgagtcctcccccttctttgtTTTGCAGGGCGATCAGTTCGAGgcttctgctgcagcggtgttTCCGGCTGGCACGCCTCTAAGCACCTCGCAGAGGGTGTTGCAGGACAGCATCAGTGCCGCCTTCAGGTCCGCCACGTTCGTTGTCGGGCTGTTCGTaaaggcggagagagaaatGCGCACCTCCTGCTCATCAATCACGTACCCGAGGCCGTAGCCGTTGCTCTGCATGGGGCCGAAAGTGTAGTACCGCAGCCACGGTTGGCTAAACTGGCTGGTGCTCAGCACCGGCCTGCTCGTCTTGAGGAACAGGTCGTCTTCAAAGAAGGCAAGCGCGGCCTTGTCACCGTTGATCCGCGCAACGTGGCGTAGAGCCATAAGATGGCGGTCGTAGCCCTTGCCACGAGATGCGGCAGCTGTGAGGGCGACGTGTCGGTCGCTCGTAGCGCGGATTACCTTAGTAAGCATTTCTTTGCCATTCGtgtccagcgccgccgcgtgctcgccgtcCTGCTGAAGCTGCGCAATGTTTTTCGCCAGTACCAGCATCTCTTCAGACGTCGTATGCACCAGCTCCGTGGTGCCGTGAAAGAAGCCGGCCGTGCTGCACACCTCTGTCGTGCTGTATAGCTTGTTGCGCATCTTATACATGGCTAACTGCAGGCACATCTGCACAAACGCATCCGGCTCTACCTTCAGCGCAGACAGCTGCGCCCTGCCACAGGGAAGGTGAATGGAGTGCACCTCGGTGTCCGTCACAatcgccagcgcctcctggCGTGCCGCGCGGATGTGAGAAACGAACGACTTGCCATATGTCACGCTCAGGTGGCGTACGATGCGGCCcacggcagcaccgtcgaTGCCATCCGTCGACCCTCCGCCAACGCCCCTCTCTTTCAGGATAGAGAGTACGTCGCCTATCCACTTGGCCCAGTGCACGCGGTCGCTCGCCGTCGAATCAAAGTTGAACGCCACCTGCCCATCCTCGGAGACGATCATCTGATGCTTGTCGTACCAGCggttctccagctcctccttgctGCCGTGCAGAGCCGAGGCCTCCGCCAGACTCTCGTCGTTGCCCCACTTCATGCTGTCGAGACACACCACCAGGATACTCTCGtggaagaggcgcagcacctcggcgtTTTCGGGTGTCTTGAGGAGCTCTTGATATGCCTGGCCCCACACAGCGCGGCTACCAGCTGTCAGCACCGACACAGGAGACGTATTGTCCTGGTCGGGAGTGATGGTGAGGATCAGCTCGAAGGCTTTCTGAATCAATCTGCGGTCGAGCACGCGCTGGTGCTCGTCAAAGACGCGGACCATGTAAGGGTGGCCATCGTGCAGTACTATGATGTGGCTTAGCTTCTCCAGTGGCGTGGTGTGGAGCAGATCTGTCTCCTTCGATGGAATGAGACTGCGGCCAAACTCGGTGAGGAGCGGCGACACGTCGTACTGCGCAACCGGATCAGCCGGAACGGAGAGACCATTCGTCCGCAGTTCCTGAATCCAGCACGCAATACCGTAGGTGAGGGCCGATGCCACTCCAGCCTGCGTCCTATCCCCTCCGGCGATGTCCTGCTGCAGAACAAAGCTAGCGTTCATGTTCACCTCTTGTGGCGAACGGCTGTTGAGGGCCGACTGTGCCAAGAGGCCCTCCACGTACGTGAACGGTGCCTTGCCCgactcggcggcggccgcgtccgTGTCCACGAGATGCCTCTGGAGCACAGGGGCGGAGGAGTTGACGAAGGCGTCCAGCTTCGCTAGGTGCGGTGCCGTCACCTCGGGGGACCATAGTGCACGCAAGGATGAGCGGTACCCGTCCATCGTCGCCACAACCGACGGAATGGGCAGACGCGGCAGCTTGAGCACGTTGCCCTGCAGCTCGGTGGCGCTGATACGCTTCATGGTCAACAAGAAAAAGGAGGGAGTGGAAGAGGAAAGAAAGTGTCTGCAAAGCGATGAAATATAAATCAGAAAGAAAAGCGCTGAGCCGATGTTCCGTCTCGGCTGAAGCCGCTCACGATGAcagacgtgtgtgtgtgtgtgtgtgttgcgaTGGAttcgtttctctctctgcg
Coding sequences within:
- a CDS encoding putative protein kinase; the encoded protein is MSSPCPSSSLPLLGSITSGIRSPSRDPLQQQRVHQRHVPRRLRLREDGNIRACPENSVRCVSQTCAPPLLAASAFAREKEEPSAKRYHAEPSSCLGSSGSSSSVGRSAAATAVVIAAPLLSMSNPSSRAAPSPFHYLCTSVGGCPVVGAKGARAHLPGSSASCGVSGSAALRGLSIPSAHSKAHSTTAVVRTSPSSRVASPPLSATHPSLVSASRDSRIVCSHPQSASMSTVPGAITDRSAPSPVSSPLHRIHQHELRPADFRREEVLGEGSYSIVTLATHRASGLLFALKEIDRSRLRWRPLEAQLRWEINLQRTLRHPHIVRLYSYFITPECISLVLEYCSGGTLLSRLRAAPQHRLSERQASRYTRHVAKALAHLHGLGVAHRDLKLENVLIDAEGIAKLADFGWSRPVVHPLPPSKPVATAQTVGDRNDAPRTSVKHDTSNEDSTEEVTEGRRTVCGTLDYLSPEMVSGQEHSAKTDVWSLGVMLAEMLTGTPPFYTESTQRTLYAIQRLPPNLTGLHLTGSGSGLTGSGASATANVCMTLDEPVALSAGALSLIHAMLQKDPAARPPMSEVLGHPWLQKTR
- a CDS encoding putative carnitine/choline acetyltransferase, with the protein product MKRISATELQGNVLKLPRLPIPSVVATMDGYRSSLRALWSPEVTAPHLAKLDAFVNSSAPVLQRHLVDTDAAAAESGKAPFTYVEGLLAQSALNSRSPQEVNMNASFVLQQDIAGGDRTQAGVASALTYGIACWIQELRTNGLSVPADPVAQYDVSPLLTEFGRSLIPSKETDLLHTTPLEKLSHIIVLHDGHPYMVRVFDEHQRVLDRRLIQKAFELILTITPDQDNTSPVSVLTAGSRAVWGQAYQELLKTPENAEVLRLFHESILVVCLDSMKWGNDESLAEASALHGSKEELENRWYDKHQMIVSEDGQVAFNFDSTASDRVHWAKWIGDVLSILKERGVGGGSTDGIDGAAVGRIVRHLSVTYGKSFVSHIRAARQEALAIVTDTEVHSIHLPCGRAQLSALKVEPDAFVQMCLQLAMYKMRNKLYSTTEVCSTAGFFHGTTELVHTTSEEMLVLAKNIAQLQQDGEHAAALDTNGKEMLTKVIRATSDRHVALTAAASRGKGYDRHLMALRHVARINGDKAALAFFEDDLFLKTSRPVLSTSQFSQPWLRYYTFGPMQSNGYGLGYVIDEQEVRISLSAFTNSPTTNVADLKAALMLSCNTLCEVLRGVPAGNTAAAEASN